From the Firmicutes bacterium CAG:345 genome, the window CTTTTGTTACTCTTTTACATTCCGTTTTAGTTTTAGGTATGTTAGGTGTATGCTACTTTAGCGACGTCAATAATAAACTTTTAGAAAATGGCGGATATTGGGTCGCCTTTGGCTCAACATTGCTTTTAAATACTCTTCCTGAAATGGCTTTGGCTGGTGTATTAGTTACTCCAATTTCTTTAGCACTAGAAATTCCTTATTCTTATATTTTTAGAAAAAAATATACAGTTACTCCTATTATTACAGTTACTCCTATTGATAAAAAAGAGACTGAAGATATCAAAAATATTGAAGTTCAAGAACAACCTGTAAATAAAATAAAACAAATAGAAAACGAAATAGAAAATAACGATAAAAAATAAAAAGTTCTAGTCGATTGACTAGAATTTTTTTATTATGATTCAAAGAATTTAGAAAAACTGAAAATTTTTTGAGTTTTTTTAAATTGATTGCTATAAAAAGTTTAATATTTAAATTTTAAGATAAAAATTATGTTCAATCGATTGAAAACTACTTTATTCCTACATAATATTCCACTCTTTTTTATAGTCTGAAAATATGGTATATTTAAAAAGAAGTTAAATAGAAAGGAAAAACCTTAATTAAGGTTTTCAAAAAATTAAAATGAACGATAATCAAAATAATTTTTATAGAGAAACTACTTATAGAGAATTAGTTAAGCCTTATCTAGATGAAGCAAAAAAAGAACTCATAAATTACTTGAGCATTAATTCTGTTTATGATGAAAAAACAATCACAGAAAAAACTCCTTATGGTAAAGGCGTTGAAAAAGCTTTAACTTTTTTAGCCGATCTTGGAAAACGTTTAGGATTCAATGTCGATAGAGTAGATCATCATTGCACAGAATTAAGCTATGGTGAAGGAAAACTTTTAGATATCTATGCACACGCTGATGTTGTTCCTGTTAGCGAAAACTGGGTTCATAAACCTTTTGAACCTACAATTGAAGGCGATAAAATATTTGCTAGAGGTGCCTGTGATGATAAAGGACCAGGCTTAGCAAGTTTATTTGCCGCTAAAGCTCTTCTTGACAACAATAAACTAAATGGTTTCAAATTACGTATAATTTTCGGCGGCGATGAAGAAAGAGGTTCTTCTTGCTTAGAATATTATTTCAATGAATATAAAAAAGAATATCCAACCTATGGTTTTACTCCAGATGCTGACTTTCCTATGATTTATGCTGAAAAAAGCATTCATACTGTAGAACTTATAAAAGAATGTCCAAAGTTAGCTTCACTAATTGAAGATTTTGATTTTGGAAAAGCTACAAATATTGTCCTAGATGAAGCTACTGCAATATTGAAAAAAGTTGAAAATTTAGAAAACAAAGTTAAACATTATCAAGAAAATCATAAAGATATAAATCTTGTTTTAAATGACAATACTCTTAAATTTTTCGGAAAATCAGTCCATGGTGCCACACCATGGTTAGGAGTAAATGCTGGTCTTCACCTTTTAAATTTCTTCGGAGAAGAATATGGTATTGAAGAATTATGCAAACTATTCATTGCTCTTGAAAAAGGAGATGGAAAATCTTTTGGTGGAGACTTTACTTCTGAAACATTTGATTCAACTTCATATGCTATTGGAAAAATGAACTTCAAAAATAACACAATTAAATTAATTATCAATCTTCGTCTTCCAGAAAACGTAAATATATCCGAACCTATAGAAAAATTAGAAAAATTTACTTCAAGCAAATGCAATGACTTAGGTGGTTGCGATGCTCTTGTTATTCCTCTTGAATCAACTTTAGTTCAAACATTATGTAATGTTTATAAAGAAGAAACTGGTGATGAAATCAATAAACCTTTAGCAATTGGTGGAGGAACCTATGCAAAAGAAAGTAAAAATTCTTTAGCTTTCGGACCGACATTCCCTGGACGTGATTTCTTCATACATCAAGATGATGAATATTTCTTTATTTCTGACTTTGAAAATATTATCGGAATTTATGCCCACGCTATTGATGCTTTAGGAAAAGCATTGAGGGAGAATAAATAAAATGCGCTTACGTCATAAAACTTGGCAAGAAGAAATGATATCTTCTCATAAAGATATCGCTCTTGAAAAAACTGCTATCGATGAAAAATCTATTCCACCATTTAATATGTTAGAAATCGGATCTGGCTGTGGATTATTCCTTTTAGAGCTTGCTAAAAAACATCCAGAGAATCAATATCTAGGTGTTGAAATTCAAAGAACTGCCTTTGCAATCGGCATAAAAAAATATGTTACTGATGAAAATAGACCTACAAATATTCATTATATTAATGCCCCTATTGAAGCTCTTCTTCCAACATTAGAAGATGAATCATTGGATTGTATATTTTTAAATTTCAACGATCCTTGGCCGAAGAAAAGACATCATCGTCGCCGCTTGACATATCCAACAAAATTAGAAGAATACTATAGAGTATTAAAAAAAGGTGGAAAACTTCTAGTTAGAACAGATAATGATGATTATTTTGAAGGAACAAAAGAATATTTTGCTGAATTCAACAAATTTTCCTATAAAGTTGATGAAAATGCTGAACCTTTTGAAGTAATAAGTGAATATGAATCAAAATTCAGATCTACAGGCAAATCTATCCACGCTTTAAGTGCA encodes:
- a CDS encoding xaa-His dipeptidase (product inferred by homology to UniProt) codes for the protein MNDNQNNFYRETTYRELVKPYLDEAKKELINYLSINSVYDEKTITEKTPYGKGVEKALTFLADLGKRLGFNVDRVDHHCTELSYGEGKLLDIYAHADVVPVSENWVHKPFEPTIEGDKIFARGACDDKGPGLASLFAAKALLDNNKLNGFKLRIIFGGDEERGSSCLEYYFNEYKKEYPTYGFTPDADFPMIYAEKSIHTVELIKECPKLASLIEDFDFGKATNIVLDEATAILKKVENLENKVKHYQENHKDINLVLNDNTLKFFGKSVHGATPWLGVNAGLHLLNFFGEEYGIEELCKLFIALEKGDGKSFGGDFTSETFDSTSYAIGKMNFKNNTIKLIINLRLPENVNISEPIEKLEKFTSSKCNDLGGCDALVIPLESTLVQTLCNVYKEETGDEINKPLAIGGGTYAKESKNSLAFGPTFPGRDFFIHQDDEYFFISDFENIIGIYAHAIDALGKALRENK
- a CDS encoding tRNA (M(7)G46) methyltransferase (product inferred by homology to UniProt), with the translated sequence MRLRHKTWQEEMISSHKDIALEKTAIDEKSIPPFNMLEIGSGCGLFLLELAKKHPENQYLGVEIQRTAFAIGIKKYVTDENRPTNIHYINAPIEALLPTLEDESLDCIFLNFNDPWPKKRHHRRRLTYPTKLEEYYRVLKKGGKLLVRTDNDDYFEGTKEYFAEFNKFSYKVDENAEPFEVISEYESKFRSTGKSIHALSAIKL